One part of the Haliotis asinina isolate JCU_RB_2024 chromosome 2, JCU_Hal_asi_v2, whole genome shotgun sequence genome encodes these proteins:
- the LOC137273800 gene encoding L-proline trans-4-hydroxylase-like codes for MSTEAEFTFDNDFDIDDNVKKAYDDHGYIIVRGLLDKEEMAQLKKNIDDHSGISENAYGLPDGDGGEGKMVIWSHPGNDVTGIIARSEKVAGFSEKLLGGEVYHYHSKLTMKNPNSGGKFIWHQDYGYWYQNGCLFPDMLSVFIPVDRCVKENGCLEILDGSNRCGRIEHKFREGQHGADMDRVNEIRKVCPHKYVELEPGDALFFTCLLLHTSGSNNSPLRRWVFIPCYNRASNDPVYEHHHPQYTKLHKVPNSAIKECRNYTDVSGKEFIDVKKDKTVKVGTIDKEQKQG; via the exons ATGTCGACGGAGGCAG AATTCACATTTGATAACGACTTCGACATTGACGACAATGTCAAGAAAGCGTACGATGACCATGGGTACATCATTGTCAG agGCTTGCTTGATAAAGAGGAAATGGCCCAACTTAAGAAGAACATTGACGACCATAGTGGTATCTCAGAGAATGCTTACGGG CTGCCGGATGGAGATGGTGGGGAGGGGAAAATGGTTATTTGGAGCCATCCCGGAAATGACGTCACGGGAATCATAGCCCGCAGTGAAAAGGTGGCTGGATTTTCAGAAAAG CTTCTTGGCGGAGAGGTATATCACTACCACAGCAAGTTAACGATGAAGAACCCAAACAGTGGAGGCAAGTTCATCTGGCACCAGGATTACGG ATACTGGTACCAAAATGGCTGCCTATTTCCGGACATGCTCAGTGTCTTCATCCCGGTTGATCGCTGCGTGAAGGAAAATGGCTGCCTCGAG ATTCTCGACGGTTCCAATAGGTGCGGTCGAATTGAACACAAATTCCGGGAGGGACAACACGGAGCGGACATGGACAGGGTGAATGAAATAAGGAAAGTTTGTCCGCATAAATATGTGGAGCTGGAGCCAG GGGACGCGCTCTTCTTCACCTGTCTCCTCCTGCACACCAGCGGGTCCAACAACAGCCCCCTGAGACGCTGGGTGTTCATCCCCTGCTACAACAGGGCCAGCAACGACCCTGTGTATGAGCATCATCACCCACAGTACACCAAACTACACAAG GTACCCAACAGTGCTATAAAGGAATGTAGGAACTACACTGACGTCAGCGGAAAGGAGTTTATCGATGTCAAGAAGGACAAGACCGTGAAGGTTGGGACAATCGACAAGGAACAGAAGCAAGGGTGA